The DNA segment ACAGGCAGTGGACAAATTTTCTACTAAAAAAACTACTTGTGGAAAACTATTTATAAAAGTGCTAAAATGACTTAGACACATTTTATAAGGAGGTTCTATTTTGGACGATTTACAAACACTCTGGATTTTTCTAAAAGAAAAATTCAAAGAATCGCTCTCCAAAGTTAGCTATGATACATGGATTGAAAGTGCAAGCCCCATACGTATCACGGATAACAACATTATTATCGAAGTCCCTTCTTCTTTACATAAAGAATATTGGGAAAATAACTTAGCTACTCGAATTGTTGAAAATATTTATGAATACTCCAGTCGTGAAATTTCTCCATTGTTTATTATCAAAAATGAACAGGAAGCAAGCAATCTAGTAAATAAAAATTTGCGTAATGAGGTCCCTAAAAAAACCCTCTTTAAAAAAGATATTCAATTAAATACTAAATATACTTTTGATACATTTGTTATAGGTAAAGGAAATCAAATGGCTCACGCTGCAGCTTTAGTCGTTGCAGAAGAACCTGGAACAATTTATAATCCTTTATTTTTCTATGGTGGAGTTGGACTTGGAAAAACCCATTTGATGCATGCTATAGGTCACCAAATGTTACTGCTAAACCCAGATGCACGAGTGAAGTATGTTAGTAGTGAAACATTTGCAAATGACTTTATAAATTCCATTCAAAATAAAACACAAGAAAAATTTAGAAATGAATACCGTAGTGTTGATTTGCTTCTAGTAGATGATATTCAATTTTTTGCAGATAAAGAAGGAACTCAAGAAGAGTTTTTCCATACCTTTAATGCTTTATATGATGATCGAAAACAAATCGTATTGACTAGTGATCGTTTGCCTAATGAAATTCCTAAGTTGCAAGAACGCTTAGTATCAAGATTCGCATGGGGATTATCAGTAGATATTACGCCTCCAGATTTGGAAACACGTATTGCGATCCTAAGAAAAAAAGCCAATGCTGAACGGTTAGAAATTCCAGGTGACACGTTAAGTTATATCGCTGGTCAAATTGATTCAAATATTAGAGAATTAGAAGGTGCTTTAGTTCGTGTACAAGCTTATGCAGCTATCGAAAGTCGTGACATTACAACTAGTCTCGCTGCCGATGCCTTAAAAAGTATGCTGCCTTCAGCAAAACCGACCACATTGACCATCTTGGACATTCAAAATGCGGTTAGTAAATATTATCAGTTATCCATTGCTGATCTTAAAGGTAAAAAACGCATTAAATCGATTGTTTTACCAAGACAAATTGCTATGTATTTATCTAGAGAACTTACCTCAAATTCACTACCTAAAATAGGGGCTGAATTTGGTGGAAAAGATCATACAACTGTTATTCATGCTTACGAAAAAATCGTTCATGTTTTGTCGACCGATGACCAATTAAAACAAGAAATTACCGATATAAAGAAAAAATTAACGTAATCTTTTTCTTTTACACATGTGCATAACTAATAGACTTATCCTTTTTTTACTAACACGTTATCCACATGTGTAAAACCTTGTAACTAAAAAGGTTGCATTAGTTATCCACAGTATCAACAAGCCCTACTACTATTACTAAAGAACTTACTAAAATAAATTAAACTATATTTGGAGGTAAATTAAATGAAATTTACAATTAAAAGAAGTGCCTTTTTAAAAAGCTTATCCGATGTACAACGTGCAATTTCTTCGAGAACAACTATTCCTATATTGACTGGTTTAAAAATCATCGCAAATGATGAAGGATTGACATTAACAGGTAGTGATTCAGATATTTCTATTGAAGCATTCATTCCTGTATCTGAAGATGATAATTTATTAGTTATTGAAAAAACTGGAGGAATTGTTTTACAAGCACGCTTTTTTAGTGAAATTGTAAAAAAACTTCCTGAAGAAACAATGACTATTGAAATACTTGATCATTTTCAAGCATTGATTACTTCTGCAACAGCTTCATTTACTATTAATGGTCTAGATCCTAATAATTACCCTCACTTACCGATTATTGATACGAAAGAATCATTTACTTTACCTGTAAACTTATTTAAGCAAGTAATCGGACAAACCGTTATTGCTATTTCAACTCATGAAAGTCGTCCAATACTTACAGGAGTAAATATAGTTATTGAAAATGGTAAGTTTTTAGCAGTTGCTACCGATAGCCACCGCTTAAGCCAACGTGTGATTCCTTTAGAAATGAATGATGAGCAAGCTTCAAAAAAATACAATATCATTATTCCTGGTAAGAGTTTAATTGAGTTGTCTCGTACACTAGATGAAAATTCTGATACTATTGAAATGATGATCACTGAAAACCAAGTACTGTTTAAATCCGAAAATATGTATTTTTATTCTCGCTTACTAGAAGGGTACTATCCTGATACAAAACGTTTGATTCCTGATAATTCTTCAACGGAAATCAGCTTTAATGCTAGTTCTTTATTAGGTTCGATCGAACGTGCTTCATTGCTTTCACATGAAGGTAAAAATAATGTTGTAAAAATTACGATCAACCCGAATTTAGTTGAGATTTCTGGAAACTCACCTGATGTTGGAAATGTTAATGAGGAATTAGACTATCAATCTGTTGAAGGAGAACCAATCGAACTTTCCTTTAACCCAGATTATATGAAGGATGCATTGAGAACTTTTGGCCAAACAGACATTAAAATAAAGTTCACCTCACCAGTTCGTCCATTTATTTTAGTTCCTAGCGAAAACGATCAAGATTTTATTCAATTGATTACTCCAGTTCGAACTTTTTAAGGACATTCCGAAAAAACTACTTTTCAGGCAACTGAAAAAGTAGTTTTTTTTAATATATGCCGAATAACCATGTTTTTTTCGATTTAAGCACTTATGGAGGATTTAGGGTCTTTTTTTATCTTTTGCTTAAAATCGATAATAGTAGGGTTATTTTTAGATTCATTTGTACTATTGGCAAAAAAAGAGTATAATAGTATTAATAAGCGACAGCGTAATGCGTGGATTATTTCCACGCTTATTTTATTGAAAAGTAGGTGAAAAAAATGAAAAAAACCATTAAAATCGATCGTGAATTTATAACATTGGGGCAATTTTTAAAACATGAAAACATTATTAGCAGTGGCGGAATGGCAAAGTGGTATTTGTCTGAACATACAGTCCTTCTTGATAACGAAGTTGAAAATCGCAGAGGTAAAAAACTTTACCCTGGTTCTGTAGTGGAAATACCTGATGAAGGAACATTCTTTATCCAGTCAGAAAATGAAACTGCTAAAACAAATGAGGAAGAAAAATAATGTTATTGAAAGAGATCCATCTTTCCAATTATCGAAATTACGAACATGCTGAAGTTATCTTTTCTAAAGGAATAAATGTTTTCTTAGGAGAAAACGCCCAAGGAAAAACAAGTTTGATGGAGGCAATTTACGTATTAGCAATGGCAAGAAGCCATAGAACTGCAAATGATAAAGAAACCATTCGATGGGAACAAGAATTTGCACGAGTGAGTGGAAGAATTCAAAAGAAAAACACAAGTTTCCCACTTGAAATCTCTATTTCTAAAAAAGGAAAAAAGGCAAAATTTAATCATTTGGAGCAAAAAAAATTAAGTGAATACATTGGAAATCTAAATGTTATCTTATTTGCTCCGGAGGATTTGTCTTTGGTAAAAGGTTCGCCTTCTGTCAGAAGAAAATTTTTAGATATGGAAATGGGGCAGATGAGCCCTATTTATTTACATCATCTCGTGCAATATCAGCATCTTTTAAAACAAAGAAACAGCTATCTAAAACAATTAAGTCTAAAAAAAGTAAAAGATTTAACTTTTTTGGATATTTTAACGGAACAGTTAGCTGAGTTTGGGGCGGCTATTTTAGTAGAGCGTTTTTCATTCATAAAAAAATTAGAGAATTGGGCCAAGCCTGTTCATGCTGAAATTTCTAGGCAGAAAGAAATTCTTGAAATTGGGTATTCTTGTAGTTTGAAAATTACAAATGAAACAGATAAAAAACAGATTTATTCAGATTTAATGAACGCTTATACGCAAGGTAGACAAAGAGAATTAGAGCAGCGAACAACCATTTTCGGTCCACACAGAGATGATCTGAAGTTTAGTGTGAATGGGAGAAATGTTCAAACTTATGGCTCTCAAGGCCAACAACGAACGACAGCCTTAAGTGTGAAGTTAGCTGAAATTGATTTGATGAAAGAAATGACAGGTGAATACCCCGTCTTATTACTAGATGATGTCCTATCAGAGCTGGATGATGAGCGCCAAACGCATTTATTGAAAGCAATTCAAAATAAAGTTCAAACGTTCTTAACGACAACTAGTTTAGATGGAATAAAGGAAAATATGCTGGAAACTCCCAAAATTTTTCTGATTGATAATGGACAAGTAGAAACGGAGAGTGAATGAGTGTGTCTGAAGAAATAAAAAGCAAACAAGATCGAGCAAAAGAATATGATGCGAGTCAAATACAAGTTTTAGAAGGTCTGGAAGCTGTTCGTAAACGTCCAGGTATGTACATTGGTTCAACGAGTAGTGAAGGATTGCATCACCTTGTATGGGAAATTGTCGATAATTCAATTGATGAAGCCTTAGCAGGTTTTGCTGATGAAATTAATCTAATCATTGAAAAAGATGAAAGTATTACCGTTATTGATAATGGTCGTGGGATTCCTGTTGATATTCAAGCTAAAACAGGTCGTCCAGCGTTAGAAACTGTGTTCACAGTTCTTCATGCTGGAGGTAAATTTGGCGGTGGAGGTTATAAAGTTTCAGGTGGCTTACATGGAGTTGGTTCCTCAGTGGTTAACGCACTTTCGATCACTTTAGATGTTTACGTACACAAAGACGGAAAAATCTATCATCAACAATATGCTCAAGGAAAAGTTGTTCATGATGTAGAAGTCATTGGTGAAACAGATAAACATGGAACAACTGTCCACTTCGTTCCAGATCCTGAGATTTTTAAAGAAACTGTAGAATTTCACTTTGATAAATTAGCTACACGTGTCCGAGAATTAGCGTTCTTAAACAAAGGATTAAAAATTACGGTTGAAGACAAGCGTGAAGGTAAAGAAAAATTTCTAGAATACCACTACGAAGGCGGTATTAAGAGCTATGTAGAGTTCTTGAATGAAAATAAGACTGTTTTATATGATGAGCCTATTTTTCTAGAAGGCGAACAACAAGGCATCACTCTTGAGGTAGCTATGCAACATACAGACGGTTATCACAACAATTTATTAAGTTTTGCTAACAACATTCATACTTATG comes from the Carnobacterium sp. 17-4 genome and includes:
- the dnaA gene encoding chromosomal replication initiator protein DnaA, translated to MDDLQTLWIFLKEKFKESLSKVSYDTWIESASPIRITDNNIIIEVPSSLHKEYWENNLATRIVENIYEYSSREISPLFIIKNEQEASNLVNKNLRNEVPKKTLFKKDIQLNTKYTFDTFVIGKGNQMAHAAALVVAEEPGTIYNPLFFYGGVGLGKTHLMHAIGHQMLLLNPDARVKYVSSETFANDFINSIQNKTQEKFRNEYRSVDLLLVDDIQFFADKEGTQEEFFHTFNALYDDRKQIVLTSDRLPNEIPKLQERLVSRFAWGLSVDITPPDLETRIAILRKKANAERLEIPGDTLSYIAGQIDSNIRELEGALVRVQAYAAIESRDITTSLAADALKSMLPSAKPTTLTILDIQNAVSKYYQLSIADLKGKKRIKSIVLPRQIAMYLSRELTSNSLPKIGAEFGGKDHTTVIHAYEKIVHVLSTDDQLKQEITDIKKKLT
- the dnaN gene encoding DNA polymerase III subunit beta, giving the protein MKFTIKRSAFLKSLSDVQRAISSRTTIPILTGLKIIANDEGLTLTGSDSDISIEAFIPVSEDDNLLVIEKTGGIVLQARFFSEIVKKLPEETMTIEILDHFQALITSATASFTINGLDPNNYPHLPIIDTKESFTLPVNLFKQVIGQTVIAISTHESRPILTGVNIVIENGKFLAVATDSHRLSQRVIPLEMNDEQASKKYNIIIPGKSLIELSRTLDENSDTIEMMITENQVLFKSENMYFYSRLLEGYYPDTKRLIPDNSSTEISFNASSLLGSIERASLLSHEGKNNVVKITINPNLVEISGNSPDVGNVNEELDYQSVEGEPIELSFNPDYMKDALRTFGQTDIKIKFTSPVRPFILVPSENDQDFIQLITPVRTF
- the yaaA gene encoding S4 domain-containing protein YaaA; this encodes MKKTIKIDREFITLGQFLKHENIISSGGMAKWYLSEHTVLLDNEVENRRGKKLYPGSVVEIPDEGTFFIQSENETAKTNEEEK
- the recF gene encoding DNA replication/repair protein RecF (All proteins in this family for which functions are known are DNA-binding proteins that assist the filamentation of RecA onto DNA for the initiation of recombination or recombinational repair.); translated protein: MLLKEIHLSNYRNYEHAEVIFSKGINVFLGENAQGKTSLMEAIYVLAMARSHRTANDKETIRWEQEFARVSGRIQKKNTSFPLEISISKKGKKAKFNHLEQKKLSEYIGNLNVILFAPEDLSLVKGSPSVRRKFLDMEMGQMSPIYLHHLVQYQHLLKQRNSYLKQLSLKKVKDLTFLDILTEQLAEFGAAILVERFSFIKKLENWAKPVHAEISRQKEILEIGYSCSLKITNETDKKQIYSDLMNAYTQGRQRELEQRTTIFGPHRDDLKFSVNGRNVQTYGSQGQQRTTALSVKLAEIDLMKEMTGEYPVLLLDDVLSELDDERQTHLLKAIQNKVQTFLTTTSLDGIKENMLETPKIFLIDNGQVETESE